One Candidatus Culexarchaeum yellowstonense genomic region harbors:
- a CDS encoding DNA-directed RNA polymerase subunit K has product MALFSVYDPSPSSSDLQNSTSKILVGPPRLTSYEKARIIGARALQIALGAPILINVEGGKFSSIDIAIMELERGVLPLTIRRVKPDGSWQDIPLSWLIGGKNKKV; this is encoded by the coding sequence GTGGCGTTGTTTTCTGTTTACGATCCTTCACCTTCTTCCAGTGATCTTCAAAACTCTACATCAAAGATATTGGTGGGTCCCCCAAGGTTAACTTCATATGAGAAGGCTAGGATTATTGGGGCTAGAGCTTTACAGATAGCTTTGGGGGCTCCAATACTCATAAATGTTGAGGGTGGGAAGTTTTCATCAATAGATATTGCAATAATGGAGTTGGAGAGGGGGGTTTTACCGCTGACTATTAGGAGGGTTAAGCCTGACGGATCTTGGCAGGATATTCCATTATCATGGCTTATAGGTGGCAAAAATAAAAAGGTTTAA
- a CDS encoding DUF131 domain-containing protein gives MMLELYYAGIILIMLGILIMVIGMILTILRGNGGEVEGGGVVLIGPIPIVIGTSSRIIKAMIIVTVIMMICVIAFTILWARTW, from the coding sequence ATGATGCTAGAACTATACTATGCTGGAATAATACTAATAATGTTGGGTATACTCATAATGGTGATTGGAATGATACTGACGATCTTAAGGGGGAATGGTGGGGAAGTGGAGGGGGGTGGAGTAGTATTGATAGGCCCAATTCCAATAGTAATTGGGACAAGTAGCAGAATTATCAAGGCAATGATTATAGTGACAGTAATAATGATGATATGCGTAATAGCATTTACAATTCTCTGGGCGAGAACATGGTGA
- a CDS encoding zinc finger HIT domain-containing protein, whose translation MVKCEICGIGDAKYVCSKCGRRVCGECFNTQLWMCKECIDKNHPTYIEGWRVADTLMKTFTIGFIVTLIGIILIMLSQMMIGGAFGGVIIFPFIPIIFFQKLEGATAILFTLLMIIAMIILIAIWVYLTRRILT comes from the coding sequence ATGGTGAAATGCGAAATATGTGGAATTGGGGATGCAAAATACGTTTGCAGCAAATGTGGTAGAAGAGTATGTGGGGAATGCTTCAACACACAACTCTGGATGTGCAAGGAATGCATAGACAAAAATCATCCCACATACATTGAGGGATGGAGGGTGGCTGACACATTAATGAAGACGTTCACAATAGGATTCATAGTAACCCTAATTGGAATAATTCTAATAATGCTATCGCAAATGATGATTGGAGGAGCTTTTGGAGGGGTAATAATATTCCCATTCATACCAATAATATTCTTCCAGAAATTGGAGGGGGCAACGGCAATACTATTCACGTTACTCATGATAATTGCAATGATAATTCTAATTGCAATATGGGTGTACTTGACTAGGAGAATACTTACATAA
- a CDS encoding helix-turn-helix domain-containing protein, with the protein MVKRDLMEKLERIEYLLEYLSREIETIKRVLGIEGGIFTILEGGIETYKAATSEYKRIISFERMIRNMKMDNISKEILRILAYTGPMNITQITMELKRRRGKASRLTVTQKLKKLMEMGIVTEEARGREKLYHYKTES; encoded by the coding sequence ATGGTTAAAAGAGATTTAATGGAGAAACTGGAGCGAATAGAATACCTACTGGAATACCTATCAAGGGAGATTGAAACGATAAAGAGGGTTCTGGGAATTGAGGGAGGAATATTCACAATACTGGAAGGTGGAATAGAAACATACAAAGCTGCAACATCAGAATACAAGAGGATAATAAGCTTTGAGAGAATGATTAGAAACATGAAAATGGACAATATATCAAAGGAAATACTGAGAATCCTAGCTTATACAGGTCCAATGAATATAACACAAATAACCATGGAACTAAAGAGGAGGAGGGGGAAAGCTTCAAGACTCACAGTAACCCAAAAGCTAAAGAAGCTTATGGAAATGGGTATTGTAACTGAGGAAGCTAGGGGGAGGGAGAAGCTCTACCACTACAAAACAGAATCTTGA
- a CDS encoding DUF2153 domain-containing protein, with product MRKWRMYRGKPAIIQNIESWVDAQKKFLEYVSKSEKELENADRLSLVIASRAACAQISRTIKGFDAWLQNPLIIGLMPPEMIKEVQERLWAIMKELTEFDIQHTAKYGEHLKKVLEQGKIIPPIPLEEGEEEEEQRQRLTYMR from the coding sequence TTGAGGAAGTGGAGGATGTATAGGGGTAAACCCGCAATAATACAAAACATAGAATCCTGGGTTGATGCACAAAAGAAGTTCCTAGAATATGTAAGTAAAAGCGAAAAGGAACTTGAAAATGCAGATAGACTATCACTGGTAATAGCCTCAAGAGCAGCATGTGCACAGATATCCAGAACGATAAAGGGGTTTGATGCATGGCTCCAAAACCCACTAATAATAGGGCTAATGCCACCTGAAATGATAAAGGAAGTTCAAGAGAGACTTTGGGCAATAATGAAGGAGCTAACTGAATTCGACATACAACACACCGCGAAATATGGTGAACACTTAAAGAAGGTTTTAGAGCAAGGTAAAATCATACCGCCAATACCATTAGAAGAGGGGGAGGAAGAGGAGGAACAGAGACAAAGACTAACATATATGAGGTAG
- a CDS encoding arcadin 1 has translation MEVRFKASVAGKNVVKAPNGEKMFRIDLVEEQESPPPVFYSSQDSDLAKDVLPIMQQVLRMMPIPLSTSFQLPRLTIWLTEDEWDKLEPKPELGDVLTVIISGGEIRISRENQ, from the coding sequence TTGGAGGTTAGGTTTAAAGCTTCTGTGGCTGGGAAGAATGTTGTCAAGGCTCCTAATGGTGAGAAGATGTTTAGGATTGATTTGGTGGAGGAGCAGGAGTCACCTCCACCAGTATTCTATTCTTCTCAGGATTCTGATTTGGCTAAGGATGTTCTTCCAATTATGCAGCAGGTTTTGAGGATGATGCCCATTCCACTTTCAACATCGTTTCAGCTTCCACGTTTAACTATATGGCTTACTGAGGATGAATGGGATAAGCTTGAGCCTAAACCTGAGTTGGGTGATGTTCTAACGGTAATTATTTCTGGTGGTGAAATTAGGATTTCTAGGGAGAATCAATAA
- a CDS encoding sulfide/dihydroorotate dehydrogenase-like FAD/NAD-binding protein: MNKENQILDKRELAPRIKEIVVYNPKIASKVRAGQFIVMRISEEGERIPLTVADWDREKGTLTIVFQEVGVSTYKLGKLEVGDVIKDVVGPLGNPSEISLFGTVVCVGGGVGVPAIHPIARELKKAGNKVISIIGARSKDLLIYEEEMRRVSDELRITTDDGSKGRKGFVSDELKDILKSGLKVDRVVTVGPAIMMKVCAEVTRPYNIKTIASLNPIMVCGMGMCAACRVEVAGKTRFGCFEGPEFDAHQVDFDVLMMRLNAYKAEEQMALKKFLEGGG, encoded by the coding sequence ATGAATAAGGAAAATCAGATATTAGATAAGAGGGAGCTTGCACCGAGAATAAAGGAGATAGTGGTTTACAATCCAAAGATAGCATCAAAGGTTAGAGCTGGACAATTCATAGTAATGAGGATAAGCGAGGAGGGGGAGAGGATACCACTAACAGTGGCAGACTGGGATAGAGAGAAGGGGACATTAACGATAGTATTCCAAGAAGTGGGTGTATCAACATATAAACTTGGAAAACTTGAAGTTGGAGACGTAATAAAAGACGTGGTGGGTCCACTTGGAAACCCATCTGAAATAAGCCTATTCGGAACAGTAGTATGCGTGGGTGGAGGTGTAGGGGTGCCGGCAATACACCCAATAGCCAGGGAATTGAAGAAAGCTGGAAACAAGGTTATATCAATAATAGGCGCCAGAAGTAAGGATCTACTAATATATGAGGAGGAGATGAGGAGGGTGAGCGATGAATTAAGGATAACGACGGATGATGGATCAAAGGGGAGGAAGGGGTTCGTATCAGACGAACTTAAAGACATACTGAAAAGCGGATTAAAAGTTGATAGGGTTGTAACAGTTGGACCTGCAATAATGATGAAGGTATGCGCAGAAGTAACGAGACCATACAATATAAAAACCATTGCAAGCCTAAACCCAATAATGGTATGTGGAATGGGAATGTGCGCAGCATGCAGAGTGGAAGTTGCTGGGAAAACCAGATTCGGATGCTTTGAGGGACCAGAATTCGATGCACATCAAGTGGACTTCGACGTGTTAATGATGAGATTAAATGCATACAAAGCTGAAGAGCAAATGGCATTAAAGAAGTTCCTTGAGGGAGGGGGGTGA
- the gltA gene encoding NADPH-dependent glutamate synthase translates to MPIKKRVEMRKLPVEERVKSFNEVALGLTEEQAIEEAKRCLQCPNYPCVGGCPVGINIPAFIKKIAEKDFLSAYKIIKEKDAIPAITGRVCPQEVQCEAKCTLQRIKEPIAIGALERFVADWAIREGVIKEEITKAPPNNIKVAVVGSGPSGITVAADLAKLGYEVTMFEALHKPGGVLVYGIPEFRLPKRIVEYEINYLKDLGVDIQTNTVIGRTYTIKELFQNGYRAIFLGTGAGMPKFLNIPGETLVNIYTANEFLTRTNLMKAYLFPKYDTPIKVGSKVAVIGGGNVAMDAARTALRLGAGEVYIVYRRTEEEMPARRDEVVNAKEEGVKFQLLTQPIRFVGDKDKRLTGIECLKMQLGEPDASGRRRPVPIKGSEFIFEVDTAIIAIGCHPNPLIANTTPEIKVNEEGCIIVDKQCRASMKGVYAAGDIILGEATVIEAMGTGRIASTTIHQDVKEGRI, encoded by the coding sequence ATGCCAATAAAGAAGAGGGTTGAAATGAGGAAACTTCCAGTGGAGGAGAGAGTTAAAAGCTTCAATGAAGTGGCACTTGGATTAACGGAGGAACAAGCAATTGAAGAAGCTAAGAGATGCCTACAATGCCCAAATTATCCATGCGTAGGAGGCTGCCCAGTGGGCATAAATATACCAGCATTCATAAAGAAGATAGCTGAAAAAGACTTCCTATCAGCATACAAGATAATAAAGGAGAAGGATGCCATACCAGCAATAACTGGGAGGGTTTGCCCACAGGAGGTACAATGTGAAGCTAAATGCACACTCCAAAGAATTAAAGAGCCAATAGCCATAGGAGCTCTAGAAAGGTTCGTGGCAGATTGGGCTATAAGGGAGGGGGTTATAAAGGAGGAGATAACAAAAGCTCCACCAAACAACATTAAGGTGGCAGTAGTTGGATCTGGACCTTCAGGGATAACCGTAGCTGCAGACTTAGCAAAACTTGGATACGAGGTAACTATGTTCGAAGCATTACACAAGCCGGGTGGAGTACTAGTATATGGAATACCTGAATTCAGACTGCCAAAGAGGATAGTGGAATACGAAATAAATTACCTTAAAGATCTAGGGGTAGACATACAAACAAATACAGTTATTGGGAGAACATACACAATTAAGGAGCTATTCCAAAACGGTTACAGAGCAATATTCCTTGGAACAGGTGCAGGAATGCCTAAATTCCTAAACATACCAGGAGAAACCCTTGTAAACATATACACAGCCAATGAATTCCTCACAAGAACAAACCTAATGAAGGCATACCTATTCCCAAAATACGATACACCGATAAAAGTGGGAAGTAAAGTTGCAGTTATAGGTGGAGGGAATGTGGCGATGGACGCTGCTAGAACTGCACTTAGACTCGGAGCTGGAGAAGTATACATAGTCTATAGGAGGACTGAGGAAGAGATGCCTGCAAGGAGAGATGAAGTTGTAAATGCAAAGGAGGAGGGGGTTAAATTCCAACTACTCACACAACCAATAAGGTTCGTTGGAGACAAGGATAAGAGGCTTACAGGCATAGAATGCTTAAAAATGCAACTTGGAGAACCAGATGCCAGTGGTAGGAGGAGGCCGGTACCAATAAAGGGGTCTGAATTCATATTTGAAGTGGACACAGCCATAATAGCCATAGGATGCCATCCAAACCCACTAATAGCAAACACAACACCAGAAATAAAGGTGAATGAAGAGGGATGCATAATAGTGGATAAGCAATGTAGAGCAAGCATGAAAGGGGTATATGCAGCTGGAGACATAATACTAGGAGAAGCCACAGTAATAGAAGCCATGGGCACTGGCAGAATAGCATCCACAACAATACATCAAGACGTAAAGGAAGGAAGAATATAA
- a CDS encoding NADP-dependent malic enzyme, with the protein MVEVDVKKLLERAQKPSLIAPQLHKFYEGKLQVMPKVPVRTLDDFSLWYTPGVAAACRKIQENPDLYSFEYTNRWNYVAVVSDGTRVLGLGDIGPLAAMPVMEGKAVLFKYLGGVDAFPLCVNTKDPDKLIEFLQLIEPSFGGINLEDIEKPKCFYVLEKAREKLNIPVWHDDQQGTATVILAAVINALKLVGKKLSEVKIVLVGAGAANIKTADVLELAGAKPGNIILVDSKGILNQSRKDILEKEKDPWKWKWALKSNAEGISGGIPEALKGADVCISASKPGPGVIKKEWIRGMANDAIVLACANPIPEIWPWEAKEGGARIVGTGRSDFPNQVNNSLGFPAIFRGVLDVKARTVTDEMCVAAAYALANYAERKGLREDYILPTMDEWEVYVEEAVACALKSIEQGVARVKLSRNELWERASRIISESRKSLEALWKAGLIRPPPTEEELLSMKHF; encoded by the coding sequence ATGGTTGAGGTGGATGTTAAGAAGCTTTTGGAGAGGGCTCAGAAACCTTCACTCATAGCGCCGCAACTACATAAGTTCTATGAGGGTAAACTTCAAGTCATGCCTAAAGTTCCAGTTAGAACCCTAGACGACTTCTCCCTGTGGTATACGCCTGGAGTTGCAGCTGCATGTAGGAAGATTCAAGAGAACCCAGACCTATACAGCTTCGAGTATACCAATAGGTGGAATTATGTGGCTGTGGTTAGTGATGGAACTAGGGTTTTGGGTTTAGGTGATATTGGCCCATTAGCTGCAATGCCAGTAATGGAGGGTAAAGCTGTACTATTCAAGTATCTTGGAGGGGTTGATGCTTTCCCACTATGCGTTAACACTAAAGATCCAGATAAGCTAATAGAGTTCCTACAATTAATAGAGCCATCCTTCGGCGGAATAAATTTGGAGGATATTGAGAAGCCTAAATGCTTCTATGTTTTGGAGAAGGCTAGGGAGAAGCTCAACATACCAGTATGGCATGATGATCAGCAGGGGACAGCCACAGTAATCCTAGCTGCAGTTATAAATGCCTTGAAGCTTGTGGGTAAGAAGCTTAGTGAAGTGAAGATAGTTTTGGTGGGTGCAGGTGCAGCCAACATTAAAACCGCAGATGTCCTTGAACTTGCAGGGGCTAAACCCGGAAACATCATACTCGTGGATAGTAAGGGGATATTAAATCAGAGTAGGAAGGATATATTGGAGAAGGAGAAGGATCCATGGAAGTGGAAGTGGGCTTTGAAGAGTAATGCTGAAGGTATCAGTGGAGGTATACCTGAAGCTTTGAAGGGGGCTGACGTATGCATATCTGCAAGTAAACCTGGACCTGGAGTTATTAAGAAGGAGTGGATTAGGGGGATGGCCAATGACGCCATAGTACTGGCTTGTGCAAACCCAATTCCAGAGATATGGCCTTGGGAAGCCAAGGAGGGTGGAGCTAGAATTGTTGGTACAGGTAGATCAGACTTCCCAAATCAAGTTAACAATTCACTTGGATTCCCAGCAATATTTAGAGGTGTCTTGGATGTTAAGGCTAGGACAGTGACTGATGAGATGTGCGTTGCAGCTGCATATGCATTGGCAAATTATGCTGAGAGGAAGGGGCTCCGTGAAGATTACATTCTACCAACCATGGATGAGTGGGAGGTTTATGTTGAGGAGGCTGTGGCGTGTGCTTTGAAGTCCATTGAGCAGGGTGTGGCTAGGGTTAAGTTGAGTAGGAATGAGCTTTGGGAGAGGGCTTCAAGAATAATCAGTGAATCTAGGAAGTCTCTTGAAGCTTTATGGAAGGCTGGTTTAATTAGGCCTCCACCTACAGAGGAAGAGCTTTTAAGCATGAAGCATTTCTAG
- a CDS encoding thioredoxin family protein gives MSEDEELNRIMEKKIRELMKRGKGEEKRGEAGMEAEVEFDKDSLRDALSKCGIVVVDFWAQWCGPCQIYSRIFKAVAEKLKGRACFGRVNVDRNPELADKYRIYAVPTTIIFLKGEPVETIVGLVTEEELASKIEKYL, from the coding sequence ATGAGCGAAGACGAGGAGCTAAATAGGATAATGGAGAAGAAGATTAGGGAACTTATGAAACGTGGAAAGGGGGAGGAGAAGAGGGGGGAAGCTGGAATGGAAGCTGAAGTGGAGTTTGACAAAGACAGTTTAAGGGATGCTCTAAGTAAATGCGGAATCGTGGTTGTGGACTTCTGGGCTCAATGGTGTGGACCATGCCAAATATACAGTAGAATATTCAAGGCTGTAGCTGAAAAGCTTAAGGGGAGAGCATGCTTCGGAAGGGTAAATGTGGATAGAAACCCGGAACTGGCGGACAAGTACAGGATATATGCAGTTCCAACAACAATAATATTCCTAAAAGGTGAACCTGTGGAAACAATAGTGGGATTAGTGACAGAAGAAGAGTTGGCGAGTAAGATAGAAAAATACCTATAA
- a CDS encoding adenosine-specific kinase, translating into MQLKLEVVNLIVPEGCNIIIGQSHFIKTVEDLYEAMMNSTPNVKFGLAFCESSGPCLIRHDGNDEELRKVAIENALKLSAGHCFIIVMRNAYPINVLDRVKAVPEVVNIYCATANPVQVIIGETEQGRAILGVVDGAKSRGVEGDKEIEERKQFLRRIGYKR; encoded by the coding sequence ATGCAGCTGAAATTGGAAGTTGTAAATTTAATTGTACCCGAGGGATGCAACATAATAATTGGTCAAAGCCACTTCATAAAGACAGTGGAAGACTTGTATGAAGCGATGATGAATTCAACACCAAACGTTAAATTTGGATTGGCATTCTGTGAATCCTCAGGTCCATGCCTAATTAGACATGATGGAAATGATGAGGAGCTTAGGAAGGTGGCAATAGAAAATGCATTGAAATTGTCGGCTGGACACTGCTTCATAATAGTCATGAGAAACGCATACCCAATAAACGTTCTAGATAGAGTTAAAGCTGTACCGGAAGTGGTAAACATATACTGCGCCACAGCAAACCCAGTTCAAGTGATAATTGGCGAAACTGAGCAGGGGAGGGCAATACTTGGAGTTGTGGATGGAGCCAAAAGTAGGGGTGTTGAGGGGGATAAGGAGATTGAGGAGAGGAAGCAATTCCTAAGGAGGATAGGGTATAAGAGGTAA
- a CDS encoding HIT domain-containing protein: MRNLWAPWRMVYISAPKNVECFLCSYAKSNRDDELFILKRGKYSFIVLNAYPYNNGHLMIAPYRHVVYPNDLTVEESMEIMDFISLSIDVLKRALSPDGFNIGVNIGRAAGAGVEHLHFHVVPRWIGDTNFMPTLSETKVISQHIRSTFEVLKKFL; this comes from the coding sequence TTGAGGAATCTTTGGGCTCCTTGGAGGATGGTGTATATTTCCGCCCCAAAGAATGTTGAGTGCTTTCTATGTTCATATGCTAAATCCAATCGTGATGATGAATTGTTCATTTTGAAGCGTGGTAAATATTCATTTATAGTTTTGAATGCCTATCCATATAATAATGGTCATTTGATGATTGCACCATATAGGCACGTTGTATACCCTAATGATTTGACTGTTGAGGAGTCTATGGAGATTATGGATTTCATATCCCTATCTATTGATGTTTTGAAGAGGGCTCTATCTCCAGATGGATTTAATATTGGCGTTAATATTGGTAGGGCTGCAGGTGCTGGTGTTGAGCATTTACATTTTCATGTTGTTCCAAGATGGATTGGTGACACGAATTTCATGCCAACCCTATCTGAAACTAAGGTTATATCGCAACATATTAGGAGTACCTTTGAGGTTTTGAAGAAGTTCCTCTAA
- a CDS encoding HD domain-containing protein, whose amino-acid sequence MVEVNQNLIRKNITGGRLQMVYRMLEEDLEIQTLLKMSNIMAVSRMKYNDHGPVHSRITSGTALEILRIIGKYRKPNMISDHGMEMEDAEIVVLLGAYLHDIGNSIHRIQHPQHGCYIADTPLNRILGKVYSRIEDRVKVKCEVLHCIYSSDDEIQCLSLEAGVVKVADGLDMAEGRARIPYDLGKRDIHALSALAIKRVEVSEGESKPLRIRVYMENPAGIFQVQNVLMKKIATSGIGDLIELTALDMNGKVIMGGS is encoded by the coding sequence ATGGTGGAGGTAAATCAAAACCTAATAAGGAAGAACATCACTGGTGGAAGACTTCAAATGGTTTATAGAATGCTTGAAGAGGATTTGGAAATACAAACACTACTGAAGATGTCAAATATAATGGCTGTGAGTAGGATGAAGTATAACGACCATGGACCAGTACACTCAAGAATAACCTCAGGAACCGCACTGGAAATACTGAGGATAATTGGGAAGTATAGGAAGCCAAACATGATCTCAGACCACGGAATGGAAATGGAAGATGCAGAGATAGTGGTATTGCTTGGCGCATACCTACATGACATTGGAAACTCCATACATAGAATACAGCACCCACAACATGGATGCTACATTGCAGATACACCACTAAACAGAATACTTGGAAAAGTTTACAGTAGAATTGAGGATAGGGTTAAAGTTAAATGTGAAGTGCTACACTGCATATACTCAAGCGACGATGAAATACAATGCCTAAGCCTTGAAGCTGGCGTAGTTAAGGTTGCAGATGGACTAGACATGGCTGAGGGGAGGGCTAGAATACCATACGATTTGGGCAAGAGGGATATACATGCATTATCAGCACTGGCAATAAAGAGGGTTGAAGTAAGCGAGGGGGAATCAAAACCATTAAGGATAAGGGTTTACATGGAAAATCCAGCTGGAATATTCCAAGTTCAAAACGTTCTAATGAAGAAGATAGCTACATCTGGAATTGGAGACTTAATTGAACTAACAGCACTGGACATGAATGGGAAGGTTATTATGGGAGGGAGCTAG
- a CDS encoding threonine synthase: MLGFSVVCSGCGSVYPADKPINVCSKCGGALLYKYDFSRIGFGRDVFAGRFDSFWKYLEFTPLKSSSDIVSLGETFTPIVKLDGDIAYGFHNVSFKDDGRLPTGTFKARGMALAVSVLRSLGVGRVAIPSAGNAAAALSAYGSRAGLEVYTFMPKDAPISTLRECVYMGARVYLVDGLINDCASIVSRLRDRYGWFDVSTNKQPYRFEGYKLMAYEISEQFDWDPPEAIIFPTGGGEGVIGLWKGFNELIELGWIERAPRLIVAQSTGCMPLVKAFMDGAPEVSEAWPNANTIAAGLRVPKPYASYLVLRAIRDSGGFALAVGDDEIIESMKILARRGFFMCPEAAASHAALKHIADEGLFDSSDRILLYFTGSGLKYLDLYGLDVSKLPLIPKDASSLP; the protein is encoded by the coding sequence ATGTTGGGTTTCAGTGTTGTTTGTAGTGGTTGTGGCTCCGTTTATCCTGCTGATAAGCCTATTAATGTTTGCTCTAAGTGTGGTGGTGCTCTACTCTACAAGTATGATTTCTCTAGGATTGGTTTTGGTAGGGATGTTTTTGCTGGTAGGTTTGATAGTTTTTGGAAGTATTTGGAGTTTACGCCTCTAAAGAGTTCCAGTGATATTGTTTCTCTTGGTGAAACTTTTACTCCTATCGTTAAGCTTGATGGGGATATTGCATACGGCTTCCATAACGTCTCCTTTAAGGATGATGGTAGACTCCCCACTGGAACTTTTAAGGCTAGGGGTATGGCCCTCGCAGTCTCAGTTTTGAGGAGTTTGGGTGTTGGTAGAGTTGCAATTCCCAGTGCTGGTAATGCTGCTGCAGCCCTTTCAGCTTATGGTTCTAGGGCTGGTTTGGAGGTTTATACGTTCATGCCTAAGGATGCCCCCATAAGCACTTTGAGGGAGTGTGTTTATATGGGTGCTAGGGTGTATTTGGTTGATGGATTGATAAATGATTGTGCATCAATTGTTTCTAGGCTTAGGGATAGGTATGGGTGGTTTGATGTCTCCACTAATAAGCAGCCTTATAGGTTTGAGGGTTATAAGCTTATGGCATATGAGATTTCTGAGCAATTTGATTGGGATCCACCTGAAGCCATAATATTCCCAACTGGTGGTGGTGAGGGTGTTATTGGGCTTTGGAAGGGGTTTAATGAACTCATTGAACTTGGATGGATTGAGAGGGCTCCAAGGCTAATTGTGGCTCAATCCACTGGATGTATGCCTCTTGTTAAGGCTTTTATGGATGGCGCCCCTGAAGTTTCTGAGGCTTGGCCTAACGCCAATACCATTGCAGCTGGACTTAGAGTTCCAAAACCATATGCAAGCTACCTGGTTTTGAGGGCTATTAGGGATAGTGGTGGCTTTGCATTGGCTGTGGGTGATGATGAGATAATTGAATCCATGAAGATTCTAGCTAGACGTGGATTCTTCATGTGCCCTGAAGCTGCGGCTTCCCATGCTGCTTTAAAGCATATTGCTGATGAGGGGCTCTTCGACTCATCGGATAGGATTCTGCTATACTTTACTGGTAGTGGTTTGAAGTACCTAGACCTATATGGTTTGGATGTTTCGAAGCTTCCATTGATCCCGAAGGATGCTAGCTCCCTCCCATAA
- a CDS encoding DUF6364 family protein, which yields MDKRVNLRINEELWRKAKILATIRGVTLKSMIEELLKREIEAEEILKDETSILEEDINLLMKRRIEGKHPFTIISSKSAVELVREGRGQ from the coding sequence ATGGATAAAAGGGTGAATTTAAGGATAAATGAGGAATTATGGAGGAAAGCTAAGATCCTCGCAACCATAAGAGGTGTAACATTGAAATCCATGATAGAAGAACTTTTAAAAAGGGAAATAGAGGCGGAGGAAATTCTGAAAGATGAAACAAGCATATTAGAAGAAGACATCAACCTCCTAATGAAAAGGAGGATTGAGGGTAAGCATCCATTCACAATAATCAGCAGTAAAAGTGCTGTGGAACTCGTAAGGGAGGGCAGAGGTCAATAA